A stretch of the Ascaphus truei isolate aAscTru1 chromosome 4, aAscTru1.hap1, whole genome shotgun sequence genome encodes the following:
- the LOC142492258 gene encoding general transcription factor II-I repeat domain-containing protein 2-like: MAAAGNRKPSSLGPSREDAILEEADIVISSQPSLTLSLPSPFRERENDVKIGVEDGKGIQQQREFTEPATAQSLRVRNRINPLYLQRLSDPAERRQRFHRTLADVYLSTKLLEHPKMSTSKKAKLKTDSGRSFQEAWTQLFGVIERNGKALCVLCSESVVSRTSSVRRHFDTNHKSVAELGKAERKEFLDGKLRKYHCQYRSFCNYLSKTNYLATASFEISLCIAKHGKPLSDGDFIKTAMLAVSNSLFHDFPNKDKIKQRISEMPLSRNTVKDRVLRMASDVSQQLTTDLQKAACYSMCLDESTDINNHARLAVILRYAVGDTMREELMKLVSLPGRTQGLDIYNAVMEAFLSQDIRPEKVVSVTSDGAPSMVGVTSGFIQFFVKEAKHPVIQFHCIIHQEALCAKESSKKLDDILKDVTKMVNYIMARALNCRQFQALLDEVQAQYNTLLMYNNVRWLSRGRVLERFVACLDEIRLFMNEKGQEYPQLTDMTWLTNLMFFTDFTIHFNVLNKKLQGLGKTAERMFSDIRTFERKLQVFERDLESGQLKYFPNLKMYLENSTTFTDNPNHHEIYKEFSSIIAVAKENFSNRFLQFRKMETTLCFLTSSDKAKCEELDLSCLHWLDLENLEMELLEFQESSIWENKFHDLRATLEKMECEGITEDSTVASSENEIFKVWNSLPNNFKSMKTLGIAFLSLFGSSYACEQLFSALNYIKCDARNRLTDELSAVCVALKQTEYEPRFDKLSACIQQQKSH; the protein is encoded by the exons atggcggccgccggaaaccGGAAGCCGTCATCGCTGGGGCCCAGCCGagaggacgccatcttggaggaggcagatATAGTCATATCCAGTCA GCCCAGCCTAACCCTATCCTTACCGTCACcattcagggagagagagaacgacgTCAAAATCGGCGTAGAAGACGGCAAAGGTATCCAGCAGCAGAGAGAATTCACCGAACCAGCCACGGCACAAAGTTTGCGAGTCAGAAACCGCATAAA CCCTTTGTATCTACAGCGGCTTTCAGACCCAGCAGAGCGGCGTCAGCGGTTTCACAGGACATTGGCCGATGTGTATCTGTCTACAAAACT ACTTGAACACCCAAAAATGAGTACATCAAAGAAGGCAAAATTAAAAACAGATAGCGGAAGATCATTCCAAGAGGCCTGGACACAGTTATTTGGAGTGATTGAACGCAATGGGAAAGCGTTATGTGTTCTGTGTAGTGAAAGTGTTGTATCTCGCACATCAAGTGTCAGACGTCATTTTGATACCAACCATAAAAGTGTTGCGGAACTTGGTAAAGCTGAAAGAAAAGAGTTTCTTGATGGGAAATTAAGGAAATATCACTGCCAGTATCGTAGTTTTTGCAACTATCTTTCTAAAACAAATTATCTGGCAACTGCCAGCTTTGAAATTTCACTGTGCATAGCAAAACATGGGAAGCCCCTCTCTGATGGCGATTTTATCAAAACGGCCATGTTGGCTGTGAGTAATTCCCTTTTTCATGATTTCCCAAACAAGGACAAAATTAAGCAACGAATCTCTGAAATGCCACTTAGCAGAAATACTGTTAAAGATAGAGTCCTGCGTATGGCAAGTGATGTTAGTCAGCAGCTCACCACTGACTTACAAAAGGCAGCCTGTTACTCCATGTGCTTGGATGAAAGCACAGATATAAATAATCATGCAAGGCTAGCAGTAATTTTGCGTTATGCTGTTGGTGACACCATGAGAGAAGAGCTCATGAAACTGGTGTCTTTGCCTGGAAGAACACAAGGGCTAGATATCTACAATGCTGTGATGGAGGCTTTTTTGTCACAAGACATAAGGCCAGAAAAAGTGGTTTCAGTTACTAGTGATGGGGCACCTTCCATGGTGGGGGTAACATCTGGTTTCATACAGTTTTTTGTTAAAGAAGCAAAGCATCCAGTCATTCAATTTCATTGTATTATACATCAAGAAGCTCTTTGTGCCAAGGAAAGCAGCAAAAAATTAGACGATATTCTCAAGGATGTCACAAAAATGGTGAATTACATCATGGCTCGTGCTCTTAATTGTCGACAGTTTCAAGCACTTCTTGATGAGGTACAGGCACAGTATAATACTTTACTTATGTACAATAATGTACGGTGGCTAAGCAGAGGAAGGGTCTTGGAGAGATTTGTAGCCTGCTTGGATGAAATTAGGCTGTTTATGAATGAAAAGGGGCAGGAATATCCACAGCTCACTGATATGACCTGGCTCACCAACCTCATGTTTTTTACTGATTTTACAATACACTTCAACGTACTGAACAAAAAACTGCAAGGTTTAGGGAAAACAGCAGAAAGGATGTTTTCTGATATCAGAACATTTGAGAGAAAACTGCAGGTTTTTGAAAGAGACCTTGAAAGTGGGCAGCTGAAATATTTTCCAAATCTAAAAATGTATTTGGAAAATTCTACAACATTTACAGACAATCCAAACCATCATGAAATCTACAAGGAATTTTCTAGCATTATAGCAGTTGCAAAGGAGAATTTTAGTAACAGATTTTTACAGTTCCGTAAGATGGAGACAACCCTGTGTTTTCTTACGTCTTCAGATAAAGCCAAATGTGAAGAACTTGATCTTTCCTGCTTACACTGGTTAGATTTAGAAAATCTTGAAATGGAGCTACTGGAATTTCAAGAAAGCTCTATCTGGGAAAATAAATTCCATGACCTGCGTGCAACACTTGAGAAGATGGAGTGTGAAGGGATAACAGAGGACAGCACAGTTGCTAGTTCGGAAAATGAAATCTTTAAAGTGTGGAATTCTCTGCCAAATAATTTTAAGTCAATGAAAACACTTGGGattgcttttctttctttgtttggGTCATCCTATGCTTGTGAGCAGCTGTTTTCAGCATTGAATTATATCAAATGTGATGCCAGAAATAGACTAACAGATGAACTCAGTGCTGTATGTGTTGCTCTTAAACAAACAGAGTATGAGCCAAGGTTTGACAAGTTATCAGCATGCATACAACAGCAAAAATCACATTAA